The following are from one region of the Rattus rattus isolate New Zealand chromosome 13, Rrattus_CSIRO_v1, whole genome shotgun sequence genome:
- the LOC116914464 gene encoding zinc finger protein 709-like isoform X2 yields the protein MESVTFEDVAVNFTLEEWTLLNPSQENLYRAVMRETIRNLHDIGQKLGEQNSENAYKSPGGNRRYQVVEKLCEYEEDSQWEEIFSEIPDPVSPKTGENPCESHVCGEGTTGHSSLNVSFGGQTRCQTHEYKEQGEKPCKYKDYGVAFGSSQSFLKHEQFYAQEKPYVCKQCDKAFKYLSSLQNHKRTHTRERNYACKQCGKCFKRQSNVQVHERNHTGEKPYVCKHCGKAYSSYSTLQAHERSHTGEKPFVCKDCGKAYTSYSTLRAHERNHTGEKPYVCKHCGKAFTQSSYLRIHKRTHTGEKPYICKQCGKAFARSSHLQIHKRSHTGEKPYVCKQCGKAFAQSSYLHIHQRSHTGEKPYICKQCGKAFTRSSHLQIHKITHTGEKPYSCKLCGKAFTHSNYLQIHRRIHTGEKPYVCKECGKAFARSTSLHIHEGTHSGEKPFVCKQCGKAFTLSSSLRRHDVVHSEEKPYICKCCGKTFDCYSSVQKHEKTHRENRLC from the exons ATG GAATCAGTGACCTTTGAGGATGTGGCTGTGAACTTCACCCTGGAGGAGTGGACTTTGCTGAATCCTTCACAGGAAAATCTTTACAGAGCTGTGATGAGAGAAACCATCAGGAACCTGCATGATATAG GACAGAAATTGGGAGAACAGAACTCTGAAAATGCATACAAAAGTCCTGGGGGAAATCGAAG ATATCAAGTGGTAGAGAAGCTCTGTGAGTATGAAGAAGATAGTCAATGGGAAGAAATCTTCAGTGAGATTCCAGATCCTGTGAGCCCGAAAACTGGAGAAAACCCCTGTGAAAGCCATGTGTGTGGAGAAGGCACCACTGGTCATTCATCTCTAAATGTGTCCTTCGGAGGTCAGACTAGATGCCAAACACATGAGTATAAAGAACAAGGAGAGAAGCCATGTAAATATAAAGACTATGGAGTGGCTTTTGGTTCTTCCCAAAGCTTTCTGAAGCATGAACAATTTTACGCACAAGAGAAACCCTATGTCTGTAAACAGTGTGATAAAGCCTTTAAGTATCTCAGTTCTCTTCAGAATCATAAAAGGACCCATACTAGGGAAAGAAACTATGCATGTAAACAATGTGGGAAATGTTTTAAGAGACAGAGTAATGTTCAAGTCCATGAGAGAaatcacacaggagagaaaccctatgtgtGTAAGCATTGTGGGAAAGCCTATTCTTCCTACAGTACCCTTCAAGCACATGAAAGAagtcacacaggagagaaaccctttgTGTGTAAGGATTGTGGGAAAGCCTATACCTCCTACAGTACTCTTCGAGCACATGAAAGAAATCACACGGGAGAGAAGCCCTAT gtgtGTAAGCATTGTGGGAAGGCATTCACTCAATCCAGCTACCTTCGAATACATAAAAGaactcacacaggagagaaaccctacatctgtaagcagtgtgggaaagcctttgctCGTTCTAGTCACCTGCAAATACATAAAAGGAgtcatacaggagaaaaaccctatgtatgtaagcagtgtgggaaagccttcgcTCAATCCAGTTACCTTCACATACATCAAAGAagtcacactggagagaaaccctacatctgtaagcagtgtgggaaagccttcactCGTTCTAGCCAcctgcaaatacataaaataactcatactggagagaaaccctattcATGTAAGctatgtgggaaagccttcactCATTCTAATTACCTTCAGATACATAGAAGAATTCACACAGGAGAAAAACCCTATGTATGTaaggagtgtgggaaagcctttgctCGGTCCACTTCCCTGCACATACATGAAGGAACTCACAGTGGCGAGAAACCTTTTGTATGCAAgcaatgtgggaaagccttcactTTGTCCAGTTCCCTTCGAAGGCATGATGTAGTTCACTCAGAAGAGAAACCCTATATTTGTAAGTGTTGTGGGAAAACTTTTGATTGTTACAGTAGCGTTCAGAAACATGAAAAGACTCATAGGGAAAACAGACTCTGTTAG
- the LOC116914464 gene encoding zinc finger protein 14-like isoform X1: protein MESVTFEDVAVNFTLEEWTLLNPSQENLYRAVMRETIRNLHDIGQKLGEQNSENAYKSPGGNRRYQVVEKLCEYEEDSQWEEIFSEIPDPVSPKTGENPCESHVCGEGTTGHSSLNVSFGGQTRCQTHEYKEQGEKPCKYKDYGVAFGSSQSFLKHEQFYAQEKPYVCKQCDKAFKYLSSLQNHKRTHTRERNYACKQCGKCFKRQSNVQVHERNHTGEKPYVCKHCGKAYSSYSTLQAHERSHTGEKPFVCKDCGKAYTSYSTLRAHERNHTGEKPYVCKHCEKAYTSYNTLRAHERSHTGEKPFVCKDCGKAYTSYSTLRAHERSHTGEKPYVCKHCGKAFTQSSYLRIHKRTHTGEKPYICKQCGKAFARSSHLQIHKRSHTGEKPYVCKQCGKAFAQSSYLHIHQRSHTGEKPYICKQCGKAFTRSSHLQIHKITHTGEKPYSCKLCGKAFTHSNYLQIHRRIHTGEKPYVCKECGKAFARSTSLHIHEGTHSGEKPFVCKQCGKAFTLSSSLRRHDVVHSEEKPYICKCCGKTFDCYSSVQKHEKTHRENRLC, encoded by the exons ATG GAATCAGTGACCTTTGAGGATGTGGCTGTGAACTTCACCCTGGAGGAGTGGACTTTGCTGAATCCTTCACAGGAAAATCTTTACAGAGCTGTGATGAGAGAAACCATCAGGAACCTGCATGATATAG GACAGAAATTGGGAGAACAGAACTCTGAAAATGCATACAAAAGTCCTGGGGGAAATCGAAG ATATCAAGTGGTAGAGAAGCTCTGTGAGTATGAAGAAGATAGTCAATGGGAAGAAATCTTCAGTGAGATTCCAGATCCTGTGAGCCCGAAAACTGGAGAAAACCCCTGTGAAAGCCATGTGTGTGGAGAAGGCACCACTGGTCATTCATCTCTAAATGTGTCCTTCGGAGGTCAGACTAGATGCCAAACACATGAGTATAAAGAACAAGGAGAGAAGCCATGTAAATATAAAGACTATGGAGTGGCTTTTGGTTCTTCCCAAAGCTTTCTGAAGCATGAACAATTTTACGCACAAGAGAAACCCTATGTCTGTAAACAGTGTGATAAAGCCTTTAAGTATCTCAGTTCTCTTCAGAATCATAAAAGGACCCATACTAGGGAAAGAAACTATGCATGTAAACAATGTGGGAAATGTTTTAAGAGACAGAGTAATGTTCAAGTCCATGAGAGAaatcacacaggagagaaaccctatgtgtGTAAGCATTGTGGGAAAGCCTATTCTTCCTACAGTACCCTTCAAGCACATGAAAGAagtcacacaggagagaaaccctttgTGTGTAAGGATTGTGGGAAAGCCTATACCTCCTACAGTACTCTTCGAGCACATGAAAGAAATCACACGGGAGAGAAGCCCTATGTGTGTAAGCATTGTGAGAAAGCCTATACTTCCTACAATACTCTGCGAGCACATGAAAGAAGTCACACGGGAGAGAAACCCTTTGTGTGTAAGGATTGTGGGAAAGCCTATACCTCCTACAGTACTCTTCGAGCACATGAAAGAagtcacacaggagagaaaccctatgtgtGTAAGCATTGTGGGAAGGCATTCACTCAATCCAGCTACCTTCGAATACATAAAAGaactcacacaggagagaaaccctacatctgtaagcagtgtgggaaagcctttgctCGTTCTAGTCACCTGCAAATACATAAAAGGAgtcatacaggagaaaaaccctatgtatgtaagcagtgtgggaaagccttcgcTCAATCCAGTTACCTTCACATACATCAAAGAagtcacactggagagaaaccctacatctgtaagcagtgtgggaaagccttcactCGTTCTAGCCAcctgcaaatacataaaataactcatactggagagaaaccctattcATGTAAGctatgtgggaaagccttcactCATTCTAATTACCTTCAGATACATAGAAGAATTCACACAGGAGAAAAACCCTATGTATGTaaggagtgtgggaaagcctttgctCGGTCCACTTCCCTGCACATACATGAAGGAACTCACAGTGGCGAGAAACCTTTTGTATGCAAgcaatgtgggaaagccttcactTTGTCCAGTTCCCTTCGAAGGCATGATGTAGTTCACTCAGAAGAGAAACCCTATATTTGTAAGTGTTGTGGGAAAACTTTTGATTGTTACAGTAGCGTTCAGAAACATGAAAAGACTCATAGGGAAAACAGACTCTGTTAG